TTTTAGGAAAACTGCTACCTTGCTTAACCATGACTCGTATTTTTTTACAAGCTTGCCGTCTCCTATAATCTCTTGTACTGCAGTAGTTCTATCCCAAGAATCACCATTGGTTTTTGGATTATCGGCATGCCAACTTACCGTTATTATACCTCCTTTACTATAAGCATCAATCATTAATGCTCTCATGGTATCAAAAGGAACACCATCAAGATTATTGGTTTTCCCTTTTTCTATGCCTCCTATATCAAATCCATAAACGGCAGGAAAATCATCTAGTATATCATTCACATCACTTTTAATCATGTTTGGAAAATCTGATTGCTTCCAACCAATTCCATATGCAGTGGCATCTTGGTGACCAATAGCAAATCCTTCTTTTGAAAGATAGAATAACTTTTTGTGAAGAATTTTAACTTGTTTTGACGCTTTCGTATCAACCAATTGTGGTTTTTTATAAACCGTATTGTAAAAAGGTTTACAGGAATTGAAAATAGCAATAAATCCCATTATTAAAATTTTAATTAAACACTTTTTAAAATTATATGTTTTGTAAGTTCTATGCATTAATTGACTATTTTTTGATAATTTTATGCCAAAATAAATATATAATATATAATTTTGGTGTCGCTATTTTATGAAATTCAAAATTAACAATTATATAAAGTACATCTATAATATTATTTTATCAATATGATAAAATATAATGACACCTAAAATGGATATTTTAAAGAAAGTACACAGAGAAATTACACCTTTATCTCCTGAAGATAGTTTTTTAGTTTTCGACAGAGTTAAGGAAGAGTTTGATTTTCCCATACATTTCCATCCTGAATATGAACTAAATTTCATTAGCAATGGCAAGGGGGTTAATAGAGTTGTTGGCGATAGTATTGAGGAGATTGACAATATAGAACTGGTTTTGGTGGGGCCAAATTTGTACCATGGCTGGCTAACCCATAATTGTAAAAGCAGAGAAATACGTGAAATCACTATTCAATTTCATGGTGATTTGTTCAATGATGAGTTTTTGTCTAGAAAGATAATGAAACCAATTAAAGACATGTTTGACAGATCTATACACGGCATTTTATTTTCGAAAAAAGTGAGTGCCGAGATATTTGAACGAATTGCTCAAGTGTCTAAATTAGATAGTATGGACTACTTTTTAGAATTGATTTCTATACTATATGATCTAGCCAATTCAAGAAATCAAAGACTTCTTTCTAGTTATACTACAAATCGAGATAGTTTTGAAAATAGTGATAAAATCAAAAGGATTTATGAATATGTTCAAGAAAATTATGATAAAAAAATAACACTTGCTGAAGCTTCAGAATTGGTAAATATGAGCCAAGTATCTTTTAATCGGTTTATGAAAAAAAGAACGGGCAAAACTTTTGTTGATTATGTTAATGATGTTAGAATTGGCTATGCTGCCATAAGAATAATTGAAAAGGATGTAAGTATATCTGAAATCGCATTTAACTGTGGGTTTAATAATATAGCCAATTTTAATAGGGTATTTAAAAAGTCTAAAAAATGTACTCCAAGCCAATATAAAAATGACTTTTCTGGTATTAAAAGAATACTATAGTCTATTTAAATTACATACCATAATTATTTCTAGATACCCTTTTTTAAAAGGGTATTTGTTTATTTATCAATTATTTTTTAACCAAATTTGATTAAAAAAGTTAAACGAGTATGTCTTTGTCGAATAAATTTTATTAGTAAATGACAAAATAATATTAACGTTAACTTAACATTTAATTTAATTTTGAAATTAATAATAAACCAAGTGATTAATTATATATATCGTAAAATAGTTAGTCCTAAAATTAACAATTAATACTACTAAACTAAAAGACATGCGAAAAACAATTTTTAAAAATATGCATGGTGGTGTAAATCATTACTTACCACTGTTATTATTTTTTCTAGTAGCTCAAATTACTTTAGCTCAAATTCAAGTTAAAGGAATTGTAAGCGACTCTAATGGAATAACCCTTCCTGGGGTAAGTATCCTTGAAAAAGGTACCAGCAATGGAACAGTGACCGATTTTGATGGTAACTATACTATTTCAGCAAATACTAATGGAACTTTGATTTTTAGCTTTTTGGGGTTTGAAACTCAAGAAATTAAGGTTGTTGGAAAATCGGCTATCAATGTGACTTTAATTGAAAAACTTGAAGGTTTAGATGAGGTTGTTGTAATAGGTTACGGAACTCAAAAAAGAAGTGATGTTAATAGTTCTATTTCATCTGTAAATTCTGAAGATTTAAAAGATTTAAAGCAAATATCATTAGACCAAATGTTACAAGGAAAAGCAGCTGGTGTTAGTGTTACTAGTAATTCAGGTGCGCCTGGGGGAGCGGCGTCTATTAGAATTAGAGGAACAACGTCGTTAACAGGAACCAATGAACCTTTATATATTATTGATGGGGTTCCTATTTCGGGTGATGCTACAGGAAAATCTACAAGTGGTCAACCGCTAGTTGGTAAAGATGGTTTTTCTTCTACTGGAGGTAATGGGAATAATGCAGTTAGCCCGCTATCTATGATTAATCCTAATGATATTGAGTCTGTTGATATTCTAAAAGATGCTTCGGCAACTGCTATTTATGGATCTAGAGGTGCTAATGGAGTTATTATAATTACTACAAAATCTGGTAAAAAAGGAACGGGTAAAATTGCATATGAAGGTTATACATCCATTGTAAGTAATTATAAAAATCTTAATGTAATGAATTTGCAGCAGTTTGCTAAAAACAAAACTGAACTTGCAAAACTATTCGGATTTCAAACACGTAACGAGTTTTCTCATCCAGAATTATTAGGCTTAGGTACCGATTGGCAAGATGAAGTTTATAGAACTGCTCTAGCTAAGAACCATCAATTGTCTTTTTCAGGATCAAATGAAGGAACAAATTATTATCTATCAACAAGTTTTTTAGACCAGCAAGGAACTATTATTAATTCAGGCCTTAAACGATATACGGTTAGGTTAAATGTAGATTCTAAAGTTAAAAATTGGCTAAAAGTTGGCGCCAATTTAACTGCAGGTATAACCAACGAAAAGGTTACTGTTAATCAAAGCTTTACAGGTTTAATTAGTAATACTTTACTTCAATCTCCAGATATTCCAGTAAGAAATGCCGATGGTTCTTTTGCTGGACCACCAAGCTCAGATCAAAGTGTTACATATTATAACCCAGTTGCTGAAGCACTAACAAGAGATAATAAATTAGTTCGAAAAAACTTTTTAGGAAATGTATATGCTGAATTTTCTATTATTGAAGGATTAAAATATCGTGTTGAAATTTCGGCAAATACCGAGTTTTCAAAGAATGAAGATTTTAGACCATCCTATAAATGGGGGTCTCAAGAAAACATTACGGCAGATTTAGATACTAGAAACCAAAACTGGTATTCAACAAACATAAAAAACTTGTTAACCTATAATAAATCGATAGATAAGCATAGTTTTACTGTTTTGTTAGGTCAAGAAGCTAATGATAGTCATTGGGAAGGAGTTGTTACCTCTTCAAATGGTTTTAAAACTAACGAAAATCATACTATAAATTTAGCAGATGTAGATAATAATACGGTAACAGGTTATAAGGGAGGTGCATCTATTTCTTCATATTTTTCTCGTTTAATTTATAGTTTTGATAATAAATACAGCTTAACTGCTTCTATACGATCAGATACTTCTTCTAAATTTGATCCTACTACAGGTAATCAAACAGGGATTTTTAAAGCTATATCAGGTTCATGGAAATTATCTAATGAATCATTTATGGAAGGCACTAAAGATTATATTGACAATATTAAGTTTAGACTTGGATATGGAGAAACAGGTAATCAGCAAATAGAGAATAATCGTTATACAGCCTTGTTGAATACACAAAATTCTGGTTTAGGAAGTGGGTTTTTGGTTTCAAATTCTCCAAACCCTGATTTAACTTGGGAATCTTTAAATCAAACAAACGCGGGTATAGATTTCACCCTTTTTGATTCAAAGTTATCTTTTAGTTTTGATGTCTATGATAAGACTTCTGAAGGTTTCTTATTTCAAGTACCACTACCTGATTATTTAACAGGAGGCGGTAGTCAATATGGAGGGATTTCTGCTCCTTATTCAAACCTTGGAGTTATGCAGAATAAAGGTTATGAATTAACTTTAGGATATAATTTGAGTGCCGAAAATTTTAGTTGGAATACTTCTTTGAACTTCTCACATTACTCTAACAAATTAAAAGAAATACAAGATGGACTTGTTTTAACACAACAAGTAAATACTAATGGTTATCAGCCAGTTGTGGTTACAAATACCATTGTTGGTGAACCAATAGGCATGTTTTATGGGTATGTTGCTGAAGGGCTTTTTAACGATTTAAACGCGCTTAATAGTGCGCCTCTTCAATTTGGTCAACCAGTAGGTACTGCTGCAGGTGAAACTTATTTAGGTGATGTAAAATACAAGGATATTAGTGGTCCTGAAGGTGTTCCAGATGGTGTAATTGATGCTTCTGATAAAACACTTATTGGTAGTCCGCATCCAGATTTCACCTTTGGTTTTACTAATAACTTTAAGTATAAGAATTTTGATTTGTCATTGTTCTTGCAAGGCTCTTATGGTAATGATGTTATGAATTTAACAAGAAGAGCAGGTACAAAAAATGCTTCTTTATATGAAAATCAACTAGAGGAGGCAATGAACTATTGGACACCAACAAATACAAATACAGATGTGCCAAGACCAATTGCCGATACTGCTAATAGTAATTTGTTAATTTCCAGTCGTTATCTTGAAGATGGTTCTTACTTAAGAGTGCAAAACCTAACCTTAGGCTATTCTTTACCGCAAGATGTTTTAGAAAAATTTAAGATGTCTAGATTACGAATTTATGGTTCTGCCCAAAACCTATATACTTTTACTAAGTATTCTGGTTACGATCCTGAAATTGGTTCCTTTAATCAAAGTCCCCTTTTGTCAGGTATAGATAATGGAAGATACCCATCTCCAAGAACTTTTTCAATAGGTGTAAACGTAGAATTTTAAAAAAAAATGAAAATGAAAAATTTATTTAACATATATAAATTGCTTAGTGTGGCAATATTATTTCTGGTTTTTGTTTCATGTTCTGATGACTTTACAGATAGACCTCCAGAAGATTCAATAAGTTTAGATGCTTATTATAATACCAATGATCAAGTGGTTTCTGCAACAAACGGAATGTACAGTAGAACTTGGTTTCAGTTATGCAACAAGTTTTTCTGGGTACTAGAAATTGGTTCTGGAAATATGTATTCTGGTTCTCCTGATGTTGCAGGATTAAGAACATTCTCTTTAAACGGAAGTGATCCTGAACTAGCAAATGGTTGGGCCTCGCTTTGGGCTAATGTAGCGCAAGCAAATGCGCTCATTAATTTCTTAGAATCACGTGTTGGTCCAGATGTAGATCAAGATGTAATAGATAATGCTATTGGTGAAGCTTATTTTATGAGAGCTACAGCTTACTTTTATTTAGTACGTATGTGGGGACCTGTTCCTATTATTGAGAATAATTTAGATTACTCGAATGATCCATATATAAACACAAACCCTGTGTCAGACATTTATACATTTATCGTAAATGATTATAAAGATGCTGCAGGCAAATTGAAAAGTAAAGTTAGAAGCACAAACTATGGAGAAAATGGTAGAGTTTCTAAAGGATCTGCTAAAGCGATGCTAGCTAAAGTGTATTTATATCAAAAAGATTATCAGAATGCAAAAACAATTGCAGAGGAAGTTATTAATAGTCATGAGTTTAAGTTGTTAGGCGGTAGCGAGTTGCCTTCTATGTCTTTTGGAGATTTATTCTTGTACAAAAACAACAATAATGAAGAGTCTATTTTTGCCATTCAATGGAAAGGTGATGGAAATTATGGTTCTGCAAATAACAGTAATACGCAATTTGGAATAAGCTCTAATACCGTTTCTACATCAAATGCTTCCTATGGAGGCGTTATGGGGCCTTCGCAAGACATATTTACCTTATATGATGCAGTTGATTTAAGAAAACATGAAACCATTATGGTTCCTGGCGATACTTACCCAAATATGAATACCTCAAATGGTGTAGGGTTTACAGTGCCTGATGAAGATAATGCACAAGCCTCAGGTGGAGGTATTAAAAAATACTGTATAGGTAGAGTTTCTGAAGCAACTGGTCCCGCCGATGCATGGGCCATGATGGATAACAACCAATATATTATGAGATATGCAGAATTACTTCTTATTCATGCTGAAGCTGTTCTGGCAGGAGGTGCAAGTACTTCTGACGCCGCAGCGTTAAGCTCGTTTAATGCTGTTAGAAACAGAGCGGGTTTACCAAGTAAGACGTCAATCACGTTTGATGATATTTTTAAGGAAAGACGATTAGAATTATGCTTTGAAGGTGATTATTGGTTTGACCTTGGAAGAATTGATAAATCTGATGCCATTGATATTATATCTGCTCAAAATAGAGGAGATAAATATGGAGTACAAAACTATACCCCAACTTATTCTGCTACAGACCATGCCGCTAATGATTTTTATATAGATTATCCTGATAATGATGTAGCAAAAAACCCAAAGTTATTAGAAGATCCTGTTCCTTATACTTTTAATTAACATTAATATAATGATTATGAAAAATTTAAAAATAAAAAACATATTGGCCTTTTTTATAATGGCGTCAATAGTTGTCAGTTCTCTATCATCTTGTTCAACCGATGACAATGATAGTGCGTCTTTTGTATCTCCCGTTATTAATTCAGTAAGCAAAGCAGAAGAAGGAGATTTAACGCCTACAAATGTTGGTTATGCTAATAATATGTATGTTATTAAGGGGGCAGGTTTTACATCTATTGAAAAAATATATTTTAATGATACCGATACCTATTTTAATCCAACATTAGTTACCGATACTGCTATTTTTGTAAATATTGACCAAAATACACCTTATGAAAATGCATCAAGTGAATTAAAAATTGTTACTGCAGGAGGTACCGTTATATATCCATTTGTTATTGCTCCACCAGGACCTCAAATGTTAAGAGGTTTTAATCCGGTAAATGCAGCTGATGGTGATGAAATCACCATCTATGGAAATTTCTTTTTAGACCCTGTTGTAACATTTGGGTCAATTCAAGCTGAAGTAGTTTCTAATACATTAACAGAAATTGTAGTTAAAGCTCCAGCAGGATCAAATCATCAATATATAACTGTTACAACTATTTCTGGTTCAGTAGCCTCTACCTATGCCGTCGGAACAGCAATTTATGATGATGATTGGTATAATGGATGGACTGTTGAAGCTTGGAACAACCAAGTTTATGAAACCAATGATGATGCTGCACAAGGTAGAACCTATTTTAAGAAAAATATGGGGGGTTGGGACAATGTTCAAGGAAATTGGGGTTGGGACGATCAAATAGCAGATTATGCTGGTATTAGAATGTCTTTAAAAGGCCCTGAAGGCTCTAAAATAAAATTAGTTTTCAATGGAAACTGGAGTGATGACACAGCACCTATTATTACGCTTACATCAGAATGGAAAGAGTATTATTTTACATGGGCTGATTTGCTTAATGCTGGTCATGTTCAAAATATATCATTTCAAGAATTTACTGGTAACGGTGGGGAATATTATTTTGATAATTTTGGTTTTATTTTAAAATAGAATAATTAGTTTTTATTTAGTCAGCTTTAGAGCCCTATATACTTTTTTAGGGCTCTTTTTAATTTATTTCCATGAAAAAAATAACACAAATACTAGTATTACTAATAGCTGTATTTAGCAATGCGCAAAAATTTGAAAATTTAGCTCAAACACCACCTCAAGGTTGGAACAGCTGGAATACCTTTGGTACAGACATCAACGAAACTCTGGTAAAAGGAA
The nucleotide sequence above comes from Flavobacteriaceae bacterium HL-DH10. Encoded proteins:
- a CDS encoding AraC family transcriptional regulator, whose protein sequence is MTPKMDILKKVHREITPLSPEDSFLVFDRVKEEFDFPIHFHPEYELNFISNGKGVNRVVGDSIEEIDNIELVLVGPNLYHGWLTHNCKSREIREITIQFHGDLFNDEFLSRKIMKPIKDMFDRSIHGILFSKKVSAEIFERIAQVSKLDSMDYFLELISILYDLANSRNQRLLSSYTTNRDSFENSDKIKRIYEYVQENYDKKITLAEASELVNMSQVSFNRFMKKRTGKTFVDYVNDVRIGYAAIRIIEKDVSISEIAFNCGFNNIANFNRVFKKSKKCTPSQYKNDFSGIKRIL
- a CDS encoding TonB-dependent receptor; its protein translation is MRKTIFKNMHGGVNHYLPLLLFFLVAQITLAQIQVKGIVSDSNGITLPGVSILEKGTSNGTVTDFDGNYTISANTNGTLIFSFLGFETQEIKVVGKSAINVTLIEKLEGLDEVVVIGYGTQKRSDVNSSISSVNSEDLKDLKQISLDQMLQGKAAGVSVTSNSGAPGGAASIRIRGTTSLTGTNEPLYIIDGVPISGDATGKSTSGQPLVGKDGFSSTGGNGNNAVSPLSMINPNDIESVDILKDASATAIYGSRGANGVIIITTKSGKKGTGKIAYEGYTSIVSNYKNLNVMNLQQFAKNKTELAKLFGFQTRNEFSHPELLGLGTDWQDEVYRTALAKNHQLSFSGSNEGTNYYLSTSFLDQQGTIINSGLKRYTVRLNVDSKVKNWLKVGANLTAGITNEKVTVNQSFTGLISNTLLQSPDIPVRNADGSFAGPPSSDQSVTYYNPVAEALTRDNKLVRKNFLGNVYAEFSIIEGLKYRVEISANTEFSKNEDFRPSYKWGSQENITADLDTRNQNWYSTNIKNLLTYNKSIDKHSFTVLLGQEANDSHWEGVVTSSNGFKTNENHTINLADVDNNTVTGYKGGASISSYFSRLIYSFDNKYSLTASIRSDTSSKFDPTTGNQTGIFKAISGSWKLSNESFMEGTKDYIDNIKFRLGYGETGNQQIENNRYTALLNTQNSGLGSGFLVSNSPNPDLTWESLNQTNAGIDFTLFDSKLSFSFDVYDKTSEGFLFQVPLPDYLTGGGSQYGGISAPYSNLGVMQNKGYELTLGYNLSAENFSWNTSLNFSHYSNKLKEIQDGLVLTQQVNTNGYQPVVVTNTIVGEPIGMFYGYVAEGLFNDLNALNSAPLQFGQPVGTAAGETYLGDVKYKDISGPEGVPDGVIDASDKTLIGSPHPDFTFGFTNNFKYKNFDLSLFLQGSYGNDVMNLTRRAGTKNASLYENQLEEAMNYWTPTNTNTDVPRPIADTANSNLLISSRYLEDGSYLRVQNLTLGYSLPQDVLEKFKMSRLRIYGSAQNLYTFTKYSGYDPEIGSFNQSPLLSGIDNGRYPSPRTFSIGVNVEF
- a CDS encoding RagB/SusD family nutrient uptake outer membrane protein, which translates into the protein MKNLFNIYKLLSVAILFLVFVSCSDDFTDRPPEDSISLDAYYNTNDQVVSATNGMYSRTWFQLCNKFFWVLEIGSGNMYSGSPDVAGLRTFSLNGSDPELANGWASLWANVAQANALINFLESRVGPDVDQDVIDNAIGEAYFMRATAYFYLVRMWGPVPIIENNLDYSNDPYINTNPVSDIYTFIVNDYKDAAGKLKSKVRSTNYGENGRVSKGSAKAMLAKVYLYQKDYQNAKTIAEEVINSHEFKLLGGSELPSMSFGDLFLYKNNNNEESIFAIQWKGDGNYGSANNSNTQFGISSNTVSTSNASYGGVMGPSQDIFTLYDAVDLRKHETIMVPGDTYPNMNTSNGVGFTVPDEDNAQASGGGIKKYCIGRVSEATGPADAWAMMDNNQYIMRYAELLLIHAEAVLAGGASTSDAAALSSFNAVRNRAGLPSKTSITFDDIFKERRLELCFEGDYWFDLGRIDKSDAIDIISAQNRGDKYGVQNYTPTYSATDHAANDFYIDYPDNDVAKNPKLLEDPVPYTFN